A stretch of the Nicotiana tabacum cultivar K326 chromosome 6, ASM71507v2, whole genome shotgun sequence genome encodes the following:
- the LOC107795222 gene encoding RNA polymerase sigma factor sigE, chloroplastic/mitochondrial — translation MGVVTVSSSASRSPLGLSTRFSAHLCPLKRPVVVSFKKDKTKKTTLVAPKESISLPIETSKENEKRSRRVSKRTERVHAVSIDIEASTSPLELDYSEAAAKLESIYKRSLETDSSDTEAKDHQIVKRRQRTRKRIVEGDEETKKGIADNVVKNRRKKSKRLNLDQRIALLKNKEGELVASSQKRELKEDTEDEKIDKLVREYSGATDLASLDWKKMKIPPVLPSSEHAWLFKLMQPMKAILQVKENLQNDLGREPTDAEAAEATNIDASELRKNLEVGRAARNKLIKHNLRLVLFVINKYFQDFANGPKFQDLCQAGVKGLITAIDRFEPNRKFRLSTYGLFWIRHAIIRSMTTSSFTKVPFGLESIRVEIQKAKLQLLFELQRMPTDEEIIERVRLSPERYHEVMKVSKPVFSLHARHMTTQEELINGITDVDGVDGDKRRQPALLRLALDDVLDSLKPKESLVIRQRYGLDGKGDRTLGEIAGNLNISREMVRKHEVKALMKLKHPTRVDYLRRYIF, via the exons ATGGGAGTTGTGACTGTTTCTAGCTCTGCTTCTCGGAGTCCATTGGGATTAAGCACAAGGTTTTCTGCTCATTTATGTCCGCTTAAAAGGCCTGTAGTTGTATCATTTAAAAAAGATAAAACGAAAAAAACAACTTTAGTTGCACCTAAGGAATCCATATCGTTGCCTATAGAAACGTCTAAAGAGAATGAAAAGAGGTCAAGACGAGTATCTAAACGTACTGAGAGAGTGCATGCTGTTTCAATTGATATTGAAGCATCTACAAGTCCGTTAGAGTTGGACTACAGTGAAGCTGCTGCCAAACTTGAAAGTATCTACAAGCGCAGTCTGGAAACTGATAGTTCCGATACAGAAGCTAAGGATCATCAAATCGTGAAGAGAAGGCAAAGGACGAGGAAGAGAATTGTAGAAGGCGACGAGGAAACGAAGAAGGGAATTGCTGATAATGTGGTCAAGAATCGTCGAAAGAAGTCAAAGCGGCTGAATCTTGACCAGAGGATTGCTCTACTAAAGAATAAAGAAGGTGAATTGGTTGCTTCATCCCAAAAAAGAGAACTTAAAGAGGACACCGAAGATGAAAAAATTGATAAGCTTGTCAGAGAATATTCAGGTGCTACTGACTTAGCGAGCTTAGACTGGAAGAAAATGAAGATCCCTCCAGTGCTTCCATCTTCTGAGCATGCGTGGCTCTTCAAGTTGATGCAACCTATGAAG GCAATCCTTCAAGTTAAGGAGAACTTGCAAAATGATTTGGGGCGAGAACCAACTGACGCTGAAGCAGCCGAGGCAACAAATATCGATGCCTCTGAACTACGGAAGAATCTGGAAGTTGGTCGAGCTGCCAGAAATAAGCTGATTAAG CACAATCTACGTCTTGTTTTGTTCGTGATAAACAAATATTTTCAAGATTTTGCTAATGGGCCAAAATTCCAAGACCTCTGTCAGGCAGGCGTCAAGGGACTAATTACAGCTATTGATCGATTTGAACCTAATAGGAAATTCAGACTGTCAACGTATGGTCTTTTTTGGATAAGGCATGCCATAATTCGTTCTATGACAACCTCAAGCTTCACCAAAGTCCCATTTGGGCTTGAATCT ATCAGAGTGGAAATTCAGAAGGCCAAATTGCAGCTGCTATTTGAGCTTCAGAGGATGCCAACAGATGAAGAGATAATTGAAAGAGTTAGACTATCCCCCGAGAGATACCATGAAGTGATGAAAGTATCAAAACCTGTCTTCTCTCTCCATGCAAGACACATGACGACCCAAGAAGAGCTTATTAATGGGATAACTGATGTAGATGGCGTAGATGGGGATAAGAGGAGGCAACCAGCTCTACTCAGGCTTGCTCTTGATGATGTG CTTGATTCTCTTAAGCCCAAGGAGAGTCTAGTAATCAGGCAAAGATATGGACTTGATGGCAAAGGTGATAGAACATTGGGAGAAATTGCGGGTAACCTAAATATTTCGAGAgagatggtacggaagcatgaaGTGAAGGCTCTCATGAAGCTCAAGCATCCAACTCGAGTAGATTATCTTCGCCGGTACATATTCTAA